From Vigna radiata var. radiata cultivar VC1973A unplaced genomic scaffold, Vradiata_ver6 scaffold_83, whole genome shotgun sequence:
TGCTGAGTTTACTGCTTCTCTTATCCACTTAAACACTGAATGTGGAGATGGTCAGGTTAGTATGATAGATTAATAGTCACCAAGTTTTCTTCTGtaaaattctaatataatatatccTCTGATCAATTGCAGCTTGATTTGAATTTGGAACGACTTAGAATGGCTGTTGATGACTTACTTATCAAGCTTGCGAAGAacttcacaaaacaaaaattacaaaccGTGTTTCTTATAAACAACTATGATATGACAATTACAGTTTTGAAGGTAGGATTCTGtcaaataactatttatatttgCATCAATAAGAAAGGGTGAGACAATAGATGTGGTTTTCATACTCAGATAAGTTGTTTTCTGACTTTTGGTAACCGAAGCTTTCCCACTTTCTTGATTCCAGGAAGCAGGACCTGAAGGTGGAAAGATTCAAATGCACTTTGAAGAACTACTGAAGAGCAATACAACAATATTTGTGGTAACTACAATCAATTTCCTGTATATATAGTTTCAATATAATCATAGTTCTGGGAATATACGAGTGCATCAATTTTCTGTTGCTATATATTCACATTCTTGTTTCTTTTGGCATATGATGTTCACATGTTATGCCCCACCTAGAATTTTCTAGTGTTTTATGTCCTAAATTTGCGATAATGACTTTCAAATAACACAAACCCACTAAGTCGCGTCACCATTCATTTCACGAGAACTCAATTTGTTGTGAGAAAAGTTTAAAAACCATTTATGCGATCTCCAAATTGGAGAAAGgacttataaatttaataaacctTTCATATTAAAGAAAGGGAAGGTATACGATAGATTAtactaaacaaatataatataattttcgtTGTTCTCGTGGTTATTCTTACTGTTCTCTTCATTCCTTgtaggaagaactgcttcaagAACATTTTAATGGTTTGATCAAGTTTGTAAAGTCTAAAGCTTGTAAGTATCACAACAAGGACACGTATTGATTATGTTCTCTCTTTTGAAAAATACGGGTTTGATTGTGTGTAATTTGTCAGCCGAGGACCCAACATCAAGTCCAGATAAACCTATAACTGTCGCCGAAGTCGAGCCCCTAGTGAAGGATTTTGCGAGTAGGTGGAAGGCTGCAATCGAGCTGATGCATAAAGACGTTATTACTTCTTTCAGCAACTTCTTGTGCGGTATGGAGATCTTAAGGGCTGCGTTGACTCAATTATTGCTCTATTACACAAGACTCTCGGATTGCATTAAGAGGATCGTCGGTGGATCTGCATTGAACAAGGATCTTGTTTCCATATCTTCAATCATGTATGAAATTAGGAAATACTCGCGGACTTTCTAATCTCTTCAGGATGTCATTGTTATGTACTGGGTCTAAATCACTATCAATGATATTCCATTTTATattatgcaaaaagaaaaacaaaacatttttgtaCCCTGTCAATGAAAGATAGCTTTGCTTCTTTCGGAACGCCCAAATAAGGGCACTTTTTGGTGCAATCTATTTGGGAATTACACAAGTACAGATAATATAGGTTCAAACCTCACCATTGTTGTATAATGGCAAACGCATCAGTTGTTCATGTGTGGATTTTTATACTGAGTAAATtcttctagatttttttttttatcaaacctTGATTTAAGCATTCTCAATAGGAAGCTGATCACACTAGATGTAATAATAATGGTGAAATCCATGTATCCGTTTCATTGAGCAAGTATCACtgtatgaaattattattattctgcCTTCATCACTATCAAAAGACGGAGTAGGTAGGAGCTTTAATCTTCAGCAATTTTTGGGGCCGTATAATCGAAATCAACACTTGTTTCATTTTGATATGTCGCACGGCCCTACTGCAATTTGTCATCTTacattaagaaaacaaaaatgttatgTTTTGATCAACTTGTAATTTTGGTATTCTTTTTAGTTCTTTGTAtgtgaaattttcttttcaataattcGTTATCAGCAAATGGAAGTGAACTTGAGATCTTATCATTTACCTATATATTACTCAACAAAACTTCACAAAACTTTCAGTAGTGGTTGGGTAGATTAGTTTCGTTATAGAAAGTTATTACGTTGTAAATGCCAAAGAGAAAACATTCTCTCTATCCATGTGTATGAAGTAAAATGGGAATGGTGCAATGGAGCTTTTATCTCGCCGAGTAATTATTTACTAGAATCGAGCGTGGTGATGGCGTGGTGATTATTTTTGTGCAGCATGCTGTATTGTGACATGTCTAGTTGAAGGAGCTACTGAGCTACAGGACGGTAGGTACGACTCAACAGTGATGAGATGGTTTTGTTTGTAAGGGAACCAAGCTGTGAGATTCCCACTTTGAAATGTGAATTAAAAATGTGAGGGTATTATATGAAATATGCAGGTCCCCAATCAGAGAGTCAACTTATTAACCAATCGGTCGAGACAATTGTTTTAGATAATTAAagactaattaaataatacaatggTAGTTTATAGATAGTTAACAAgaatattaaaagtattaatgATCAATTAATAAGTTTGATTGTTTATATGACATTAATGGTTAATTAATAAATCTAATTgttataaactctataaatatgttattaatgtCTAgataaagacatttttttttcaaaggataatgatatttagataacatttttttgacaacatttaaacattgattacgtgtcaatctgtgattggtcataaattactccataatagtgtttatgattattattattgattatggaataatttacaaccaatcacagattgacacgtaatcaatattcaaatgttgtcaaaaaaatgttgtctaaatatcattatcgtttttcaaaataacattaaaattttattgagaaacatatttaacttgaGCGTTGAGGATGAAATTATCTTTTACAAATCAACTACCTATTGTGCAGATTGCATCGTCAGCACCTCTCAACCGAAACAATGAGATCTAACAACTGTCTTGGTGTGTGAAAATGAAAGTGACTTTGTCCACATCTCAATTCAACTCAGATAACGAATCAAGAATTAAGGAagttaaactaaattatttaaatataatttctgaAAGTACTTTCTATAGGAATATACAATGGCGACATAAaattcaatcataaattatcatacatcatacataaatttgtttgttaacagttatcttaaaaaataatattaatgatgtgTATATTTGTTTCATTGACGCGTGATCATCTCAACTCGACATAAATAGTAGTAAATTTGTTCTAGAGATAAAATCCGGCCCTTCAGACACCAACACTCGGCTTTTcgttcaaaagaaaaacaataaaagccAAAATAAAAACGGCGTGAAAACAAGACACTGGAAAAGGGACAGaaatatcagtttttttttttctgaagtaATTGTTTAGGTATGATATTATCTAAGTAATTCTCGtagtcttaaatttttttttgtgctttcGGATATTCCTTTACTTttgattaattagttttttaaactCCGAAATATTgagtttaataagaaaaaacatcTATAAAGCTCtatgttatttaaaaagtaGGAACTATTTTTCATGAAAACTTTTGAGAGTATAGAATTATTGTACTTCTAATTCTAAGATTatcttaaatgaattttattttataaactacttgaataaaaagttataaattaaaaatcatgagAGATTATGTATCGGggttttagatttaattaagattcaataaaatatattaaacttatacttcatatttattttaactatatatgtttttaaattaaatttgatgtgGTTAAATTTACTTTgttaataagattaaatttaatatggAATTCATCCAATAAATTTGATGTGGATTAATCTTATTTAGtttgatataattttgaatcaatgtAATACAacacaaaactaaatttaattttatttaacttgatTCAATTTGTCTCTGTCTTacttaaatttaactaaacttAATTAGGTGAATACAACTCAATTTATATTTGGTTTAGAGTGACTTGATTCGACTCAACCTAGATTTTGGTTGAATCAAATTGTCTTTATCTTAAATTAACTCAATTTGTTCTGACTTTGCATTGACTTGATTTGTTCTCATCACAGGTAAACTCAACTAGATTTGTTCTATGCCTACTTCATTCGACTTAGGTTACACCGGTTCCCTCGACTTAGGACGAGGTTGACTTGATCCAATATCGGACTAAGTAATCAAACTTAACTTAAGTGTTTAATCTCACTCTTGATCTTTATCACaagttaattcaatttaatatttgtcTAAGGATGACTTACTTCAAGTTCATCTTAATATTATCCATGTCAtgttcaaataaattcaatttaacttaaataatgGTTAATTTAGACATTAATTTTAGACCAACTTAACTTAATAAATCTATTATGATTTGATAACTTCACTTAATTTAAGCCCAATTCTATCTAATATTGATTTAGCTAGGTCTGACTCAAGTTCaaattaactattttactttttttttcttctaatcttAAAGCTCTTTTTAACCTATCAGAATCTAATTAATACAAAGAGAAtgaatttaactaaaaatataaatataaaattgaaataaatacatttaaatataagtaatataGACTTAGATAAGTATGAATTAAATTTCataagttttacatttttttctcacCTAACGAAAGAAACATCgtaacaatatattttcttgcaTTATTTTGTTAACACACAATAAACAAGActtgttaaataaattaaaaaaaaaaaagacttaagATTATTTTACTCCATTAAACCACCAGGAAATAGAACTATTTAATGAGTATGAAGAGTGGACGCAGATCGGGTGAGTGGCAAAGCAAAGAATAGAATCATTGGGTGTCGATCTAAACAGATGATGATGCGATACAAAGAGGTTccaaatttcatcattttctttgtctcgcttaatcaaaatcaatatcaatGAATCTCACACTGTAATCGTTATAATCAATTGATTGTAGGAAAAAGAAGCGAAGAAGGAAGCTTTTAGAAAATATCTGGAAACAAGTGGAGCTGTGGATGCTCTCACCAAAGGTTTCTTTCCCATTCTCATATTCCTCTCTGCGTTTTTCAAACTAATTGTTCTGTTAATTAACaattcttgtttctttctttcttcccaATTTGGCGATGTTGAAGTTCTCGTTGCTTTGTACGAGCAAAACGACAAGCCTTCTTCTGCCGTTGAGTATGTTCACTTCTTCACTTCCCATTCTCATTTCTGACTCTACACGTGTGACACACACGTTTCTCTTTGCAGGTTCATTCAACAGAAGCTGAGCTGTCCTTCCATCTCCGAGTATGAAAAATTGCAGGCCGAATTCTCCGATCTGCAAATCAAATACAACGAGCTGTTGGCAGCGCACCAGAGAACCTGCAAAGaggtttattattattattattattattattatttatcatttttaatttttaccctTCTAGACAGTTACTGGGAATATGTAATATTGTCTTCGTTTAACGAagtgtaattaataattaattacacaATGCTATTAAGTTAATTggtaaatatgttaaaatgtaGTCTGTGATAAGTTGATTAGTGGGTttgaacaaaaattgaaatacataaGGTGATTTTAAGGGAGAAGATTAGTTCATTTTACgactttatttcctttttcttttagtgtTTATTAGAAGTCTATCCAGCCACAGTTATACTTGTAATGTACAGGGTTGTAGATGTTAGGATTCATGATGGCTGGTGAAATGGATAATTTACTGTGTATAAAGCATGTGATAAAAAAAGTGGAACTCTTGATTAGCAACAAGAATATGGACTTGAAATGTTGGTTATGATGGATAATAATGTCTTGTGTGGTTAGGGAACTGGGTTATTTTAGGTTCATTAAAGGTAATGTAGGAGACAAAGTAAGGGGAAAATATGGATTGGAAAAGAGCTATGGACCTGTATAGAAGGGACGGAGGTCGGAGACTGGTAGAAGAGAACATAGCTCCTCTTGTGGATAAGATTGTTTTACGTGAAAGTTAAAACCAATTTTTACCATCCACTTTGACTGAATGATCAACAGTAACAGCTCCTTTCGGGCACGCAATTGTAATCATTTTTGTATATATggacaattaatattaaaagttactAATAATAGCATGACTTTGAAGAAGTTACGTGATTTTTGTGTCTTGTTCTTACTATTTTTGATAAGATTTAATTATCAATATGTACTCATCTCATTCTCAGCATAAAAAAGGCCCTCTCTCTTTATACTCTCTCATACGTATGCTGGCAGAACTGTGCATGCACGTACTGGTGTTAAACTCAGAGCATGAGGCAAAACTTTGCTTTCTTCTGCTGTCTAAATCTCATACAAATACAATTTCATTATAAGTTGTCAATCTGATTTTCAGCACAGTAAATCTGCTAAACTGCTGTATATACAAGCTAACATTATTCTATTAAGAGATGAGAATAATAGGTATAAATACAAATACATGTACAATCCCATATATTAGTTTTTGTCCATTAATGCTATTTACACCCCCTCAAATTGGTGTTTGTGGATTCACAGGCATCAATGATACTAAATCCTATGTTTGAGCTTCGTCTAAGTCAAGAAGTTCAGTTTCAACAGCCTTTAACCAACATTCATTCTCCATGGCCTGTTGATGAGAAGGAATAAGAATGTGTGATAATTTTGCTGTTAAGGAATTTATAGTACCCATTTGTGGGCTTAGGAACATGCAAACCGTGTCACGATGGAGATGGATCTGGTTCCGTCAGCAACCAAGGAATTACTTTTAGAGGCCCCATGGGATTTTGTTTCCTGATTTTGAGTCGCAACACTTCGTCTTTAGTTGACCAAGCAAGGTTTAGATGATGATTGACCTGCCAAAGAGTTAGAAAACAATGGAAAAGTAGAAATTGGAGAGAGTCATGATGTGTTGCAAAATTggaaaaatgtattttcttgGAAGATGCCATTTCTAGAGACCTGAATCATAACATAGAAAACCCTTTTGGCAAGGAGAATACCCAAGAAACACGGTCAACAACAGATTGTGTTGTCAGTTTGGTGCATTATGTCCAAACTTCTTGCAACAAAAACATTGAACAACCACATTGTTCTTCACGTAACAAATCATTGAGACATGCATCCAGTGATGACCTCGGATAGGTCAGATCACAATTTCAAAAGGAGATTGATGTCGTTTAGTAGTTTCATGAATTGCTTAGACTGAACTTAAAACTATGAGATGTCAAGTTTTCATAACTTATATCAGTATATCCAGCCCAAAGATTGATGAATTGAGAGTAAAAGTTACACATGGAGAGACTACTAATTAAAGATAGCTATCTAACATTCAAGCTGGAATCATCGAGCTGCATTGGTTTCATTATAGTCTTTCTTCAAGTGCCCTCATCGTCGCTGTAGTCTCATAAAGACGACTGTTGAGAACAATTCTGGGATCCACGGAAGCTAGGATCCATGCCAGAATCTTTAACACTCCATTCGGCATAGTCAACCTTATGTTGGATTTTGTCAGAGAGGTGTGCTACAACCAACATGCcccaacaaatatttttctctgACAAATATTTGGGATTGGAACTCCCATACCGAGTAATTTTTGGCATTAAGGCAAACTGATAAAAcatcatatatttttcatagACATGGATGTAGttcaaaggaaacaaaatacaaCTAGAGGGTAATCAGGACAGGGAAACGGATAACCTAGAACAACTTGTctggaaaacaaaaaagatcCAGAAACTTGGACTAGGGTGAGAAAACAAGAACAAAGAACGTATGCTAAGCTCTAGGATTGTAACCTAGGTTGATACCGTGTTAAACTTAGAGAGCACGAGGGCAAAGTTGTGTACTTTCCTGCCGGAGACACCTCatataaatacaatttaatacAACCTGTCAATCAGATTTTCAGCCTACTAAATCTgctaaattattatatatatatatacacacacatacatgtATAAGCATATTATCCTAACAGTTTCAAAGACAAATTAATGTGCAATCCTATATAATTTGCTTTCGTCCATTCATTCCACTGACAACTTGTTGGTCAAGTTAATTATTGTGTGTTCCCTCGCATGCCATGCCACTGAAAAGGATGGAAATGATTCTCCAAAATCTGGGCTTCCGTTAGATGTATTCTTAAGTATGTTAACTTTCCACCTATGATGATTGATCTCCGTATAAGTGGATTATGACTCTCGGATCAACGTTATtcttatgtaaaatattaaagatcccataaaccaaaagaaaatactaaacttCTAATCCAAAATTTGGTAATTTTGGCCTCTGATACTATTAAAGTATTCCATTATTCTCTTGAATTTGTTGGGTTTATTTTTCGGTTTGACTGATGTTAGGGTTTATTCACCATATACGTGTTATTTGTCTTCCCAGTTAGAAGAAATCAAAAGCTCACATGTCTTGGCAACGGTATCTACCAAAGAAACAACTGACAATGAATCTCCGAAAGATGGGCTCTAAAGCTTCCACGTTGAAACTCACAATTCTTGTGGGTAACCTGGTTTGAAAATTTTCCGAAGTGTTCTTTTTTCAGTGGAAGTGACTACTACTGATTGTGAGTAAGATTTTTGGGAATTTGGTTTTTAACCGAACCTCCATGGTATCATATTATTGATGTATCCCAATCTCAGCTACTGAGATTAGAccattgttgttgttggtggtgGTAAGTGACAATGGGTGGATTTTGGTTATAGGGGATATCGTTATAACTTGTAATCACCTCTTCAGTTTACATAAGTTGTGACCTATGTGTAAAATGGTGTTGCTTTCTTATCAAGTTATTCTGATTTCGCACAGAATTTTGCTTGCTTCTTGGATTACAATGTAATTGATTTCGAgttatattttgaactttttgcCTGTCCTAGTTTCTTCTGTGTTGTGCTTAAATTAGGCTGAATAAAGTCTGAACTGCCAGTTTATATAGCCTAAATGGTTATAACCCTCAACCGTGGAGTGGAGAGATTGAGAAATCTAACTAGTCGTTTTTGCcacttttaatgttttgttcTCTGTTGGGGAGCATAAAAAGTCTGATTATTTTAGGGAATATTTTAAAAGCCACATTTCCCACCTGATGCTACAGCTATACCTGTCAACAGTGAGGGGAAGAATTTTTGTCAGGGTTTtgggaaaataaattattaaatattaaacaatatattatttaaaattaagagatTTTTTTATACCATAAATTGAGCATTCTTTGCTTTCGGTACTATTTTCTTAAGGTATCTTCAGCTGACACTTAAAtgctggaaaaaaaaatcatttcatccTGTTTGATTGCggttttatttaacttttttttagcaaaatctaaaaaaaaagtaatctaAACCATCAGACTTCCAAGTAATGATTCAGCTGGTTCAAAAATTGTGATGACATTGTGGTTGAATTATATTTACTATATAATAGGTTTGACtggagttttaatttttatacacaaagtttatctaaaatttGGATATTGCAAGTAAAAAAACAGTCAAATGAATTGAAATATCAGATGGGTTCTTTCATAAACTTTCCAATTTACATTAACACATGATCAAGTCAATATTATGCAAGAAGTGAAAAGGGgtttgaaattatattgaatGCTTATTTTGCATCTCTGGTGCCTATCTTGTGTTTGTTGGCTTTTCATTACATGAGTGCATAGATGCATCAGCCATTGCACTTCTTGATCATTTCTCAGAAGAGATTCTTTTATCTGTGCCCACTAACATGTGATTGCTTTTGTGAGATTATGCTTAATATGTCAATTGAGAATAATGAAATTGTTTacaatataatttgttaaatgaaattaatttataaaattaaattgattttagtttaCGAAAAAACTTATTCATTCTACCATCTGAATGTGTTTGTTTGATAAAGTTTTTGTTGATTAATAATGTGcatataaaacattaatctGAGATAAAGTATTAGTTACCCACAATGTGAGATGTTGCAGAATTACATAGTATTCCAATTCATTGATGATGTCTCCCTGTTCACAAACCCATAGCACAATCCAACGCAATCCCACACACGTCCAATCTTGCCTTCTAGATAACCCTTTTTAAAGTCAAGACTTCTAAAATCTTTCTTCCATACTGCCACAGATTTCTCGATACTAAAATCTTCTTATTGCATTTCAAAAACCAACTACAACTTTTCTCCTATTAAGAATTTACCCTCactaaaatctttttttttttattatttatttcaaaacacattttaaataagtttatcatattcattatcaaactatttcttttacattctaattattaaattggatttgtaatttaatataagattaaatatatttttaatttcttaatttttaataaaaatttgaagtagtttctttttagaacttttgattaatttagtttcttattttaaaattatgtgaaattaattatttaatcaaattttattaaatttatttaagatttcaaatgtatttttcaattaaaattgaaaaaaaaagtatcaaataatgtaaataattcaaatactaTTATGAAATATGTTGAAagattaaataaacttaataaaatttggttaaaaaaaattaaatcacacttttctttcaaattaagagactaaattatatcaaaattttaaatatagacattgaatataatgaaaattatacaTGGAATTAATCTCCCTTTTTCCGTTATGTATGATAGCATGTCTAGTAATAATTTATAGTGTTGAGGTTGCATTCATTGTGTGTTATTGCACGTTTCGTCTCTTCTCAAGTAATTATTTAGAACatcaaagttgtttttttttcttttctcatgtgattttgttagtttatttatagtcatattttaatttttattaaatattaattatttatttgaatgaagtgtgaagaaaaatgtttgtgagaggaaagaaaaaggtttgtcGTGTGTATTTGTGAGTAAGAGATTTGGGGAGAATATGAGAGGAAGagagtggaaaaagaaaaaaaaaaggaaaaaaaaaaaaagaaagagaaggtaAGGTTGGTTGAGTGACTAGGATTGGGAAGAAGCTCAACTCAACCCTTATCGGTTTGTATATTTGGTTGTCAGTGTCACTGTCTGTGACTGCTCCTACTCACTACTTCCTTGTCACCCATTCAAatatccattttttctttttatttaatatgattattattattataattgttattaatttaaatattgtcagtaaaataaaaaaaaaaaaaaaggttgaaaaatagaataagaaaatatgAAGAGGGAAAGGGTGAAAAATAAGAGTGAATCGAAAGGGTTGAGTTCATTCAGACTCTGCAGCACTGCCCTTCTTACAAGATaaactgtttttgttttattataaaaataaattaaaatatctaaaaaaaaaaaagcagtgGGAGCAGTGGGAGCACACACATCTTTCTGTCCCAAACATGGAACCTAATGACAACCAACTCACCtccttcttccaccaccaccatccccaccaccaccatcaccaccagcCCCAACCACCGCCGCAGGCCGCCCCACCCACCACCGCCTCTCCCACCAACGGCCTCTTGCCCAACGCTGACGCCTCACACATACTCTACCCTCACTCCGTCGCCTCGGCTGTCTCGTCCCAGCTCGAACCGGCCAAGAGGAAGCGGGGCCGCCCGAGGAAGTACGGCACGCCCGAGCAGGCTCTTGCTGCCAAGAAAGCTGCTACTGCTTCGTCTCAGTCGTTCTCCGGGGACAAGAAGCCCCACTCACCAACGTTCCCTTCTTCCTCATCTTTCACTTCTAAGAAATCCCATTCCTTCGCTCTAGGTTCGCTTTCCCTTTCTCAATTTCGCTCATTAATTCCTCTTCTTTTGTATTCGTACTCTCGTGCTTTTGCTTCTCTCTGTGTTGGTGGATTCTGCGTTCGTTTTTTCGTTctaatttgaaaatgtttagGAATTGGGATTGCGAGTATGGCGTTTCGTACGagtttaaaagtgttttttagTTATATGAAAGTGTTTCTTTTAGCTTAAGGATTGACAAAAATACCTAAGGTACCGAGTGCGCGATTGATGGCAGAATTTTAACTAGATGTTTCTGCTGTGAATGGGGTGATGCAGGCAATGCAGGGCAAGGGTTCACTCCGCATGTCATTGCTGTTGCTGCTGGTGAGGTATGCGTTATTCATACTTCAGTCTTCGAATATTGCTTGTGGATTTTAAATTTCTGCATCTACTTGCTTCAGGGCAAGTACAGTGACTGACCTGTAACGAAGTCCCAACCGATTtggttattatattataaaagaaagtaataacCCATCACTTTCAGCCCTAAAATGTTACTCCGTATCCTTAATAGTCGTCCCTAAAATGACCAAATTATATAAGCATTCTCCCAGGTATTAGAAATCACATTATAAAGTTTCTTATGTATTGAAAAATCCTTCGTAGGACATTAGTAAATTGATGGATATTTAATACCTTAGAGATTAGTTTTGTAATTTCCTTCCTTAAAGGCTATTTAAGAGAAAAGGTAATATTTGAGAGACTAAATTGataatttgttatatgttgCATGCATCTGAACCTATATACTAAACAGCCTGACAATCTATATCTCATATATCACTAATATATGCCAACTAAAATGTTCATTTAAGTATCTCCTACCCTAAGAGTTTAATTAGTAGGAATGTAAACTAGTCCAGCCAAACAACAAAT
This genomic window contains:
- the LOC106754010 gene encoding C-Myc-binding protein homolog, encoding MMMRYKEEKEAKKEAFRKYLETSGAVDALTKVLVALYEQNDKPSSAVEFIQQKLSCPSISEYEKLQAEFSDLQIKYNELLAAHQRTCKELEEIKSSHVLATVSTKETTDNESPKDGL